A portion of the Scylla paramamosain isolate STU-SP2022 chromosome 32, ASM3559412v1, whole genome shotgun sequence genome contains these proteins:
- the LOC135089199 gene encoding protein obstructor-E-like, translated as MKTLLLLAAHLALVLGQSCPPEGVQYFPDNEQCDKYYECKNGIGSEQLCPDGLLFNDKITDGRYPCFYRPEVDCGSRSRTQPPQPTELCLHQWGYFGSGDSSQCGFFFNCVNGVAYKQNCPNGLAFSSATYRCEWPEESPDCDAAAFLGFSCPPVTGNVLLSGYTQHRSQRDCREYFICVNGNPRVHYCQLGLVYEEATRQCVDPDLVQGCQGYYSPEELALYREQRERERIAAERRQEELQALREKLAERRRQSQN; from the exons TACTGGGCCAATCGTGCCCTCCGGAAGGCGTGCAGTACTTCCCTGACAACGAGCAGTGCGACAAGTACTATGAATGCAAAAATGGTATAGGATCTGAACAGCTGTGCCCCGACGGTCTCCTTTTCAACGACAAGATCACTGACGGCCGCTATCCTTGTTTCTATCGTCCCGAGGTAGACTGCGGCTCCAGGTCCCGCACAC AGCCACCGCAGCCAACAGAGCTCTGCCTTCACCAGTGGGGCTACTTTGGTTCTGGGGACAGCTCACAGTGCGGCTTCTTCTTTAACTGTGTCAACGGCGTCGCCTACAAACAGAACTGTCCCAACGGCCTCGCCTTCTCGTCAGCTACCTACCGCTGCGAATGGCCCGAGGAGTCTCCTGACTGTGACGCCGCTG CTTTCCTGGGCTTCTCATGTCCCCCTGTGACTGGCAATGTGCTGCTCAGTGGTTACACACAACACAGGTCACAAAGGGACTGCCGCGAGTACTTCATCTGTGTGAACGGAAATCCTAGAGTGCACTACTGCCAACTGGGTCTCGTGTATGAAGAGGCGACCCGACAGTGTGTGGACCCTGACTTAGTACAGGGATG ccAAGGTTACTACTCGCCCGAAGAGCTTGCGCTGTACCGGGAGCAGCGAGAGAGGGAACGCATTGCTGCtgagaggagacaggaagaacTCCAGGCCCTGAGGGAAAAGCTGGCAGAGCGAAGAAGGCAATCACAAAACTAA